The Streptomyces sp. NL15-2K genome contains a region encoding:
- a CDS encoding creatininase family protein — protein MTTAQPDHVRWEDLLPREFEQRLAQLPLVYLPMGLCEPHGHVAAFGLDTHKAVYLCEESARRFGGIVAPTQTYQIHETGYHRPWLKEVMGEVNPRMGSLPPDVVLRLLVYQLRAFVNAGFRAVVVLTGHNANQPDLRLAVEEFRRARDIPIAAVSDPELVLGQFEGDHAGRYEVSQLMYVRPELVDLGRIDDRTTTPLGRFAQGDDAHLATVDEGRAIIEASLDAIKAIVDGCRPLPEADAAFMTFEEAEEVWQRVAARTDEWCTLRE, from the coding sequence ATGACGACAGCACAACCCGATCACGTCCGCTGGGAGGACCTGCTGCCGCGCGAGTTCGAGCAGCGGCTGGCCCAACTGCCCCTGGTCTACCTGCCGATGGGCCTGTGCGAGCCACACGGACACGTCGCCGCGTTCGGCCTGGACACTCACAAGGCCGTCTACCTGTGCGAGGAGTCCGCCCGCCGCTTCGGAGGCATCGTCGCCCCGACGCAGACCTACCAGATCCACGAGACCGGCTATCACCGGCCATGGCTCAAGGAGGTGATGGGCGAGGTCAACCCGCGCATGGGCAGCCTTCCGCCCGATGTCGTCCTGCGGCTGCTCGTCTACCAGCTCCGGGCGTTCGTCAACGCGGGGTTCCGCGCCGTCGTCGTGCTCACCGGCCACAACGCCAACCAGCCCGACCTGCGGCTGGCGGTGGAGGAGTTCCGCCGCGCCCGTGACATCCCGATCGCCGCCGTCAGCGACCCGGAACTCGTCCTCGGGCAGTTCGAGGGCGACCACGCCGGCCGCTACGAGGTCTCCCAGCTGATGTACGTCCGTCCGGAACTGGTCGACCTCGGCCGCATCGACGACCGCACCACCACGCCGCTCGGCCGCTTCGCCCAGGGCGACGACGCCCATCTCGCCACCGTGGACGAGGGCCGGGCCATCATCGAGGCCAGCCTTGACGCGATCAAAGCGATCGTGGACGGGTGCCGGCCGCTTCCCGAGGCGGACGCCGCGTTCATGACGTTCGAGGAGGCCGAGGAGGTCTGGCAGCGCGTCGCCGCCCGCACGGACGAGTGGTGCACCCTCCGGGAGTGA
- a CDS encoding aldo/keto reductase produces the protein MRHSSFPRSGEPISKLGFGAMGFAGWFGGNAGDSESNWIDSLLYALDRGVNFIDTARAYGNSERIVGKALSQWSGTRPFVATKVENLSGQRGWGTPVDPEVAHPPGHILAGARRSLAELGLDHVDLLQLHIWWPTWGVTGHWMEELQQLKQEGLVRHIGISIPDHRSDMALPLVQSGLIDSVQTIINVFDPIALDNLLPACVEHDVAVIARCVLDEGGLTGSLTEDTVFAEDDFRYGYFDDIVPRSVYLEKVDALRQYVPRYAGSLAALALKFVVQAPGVTTAISSMQVREHCEANIAALDEPELPTDIHELLRFKHRFIKNFNETKIFGEYR, from the coding sequence ATGCGTCACTCGTCCTTCCCTCGCTCCGGCGAGCCGATCAGCAAACTCGGCTTCGGGGCCATGGGATTCGCCGGCTGGTTCGGCGGCAACGCAGGCGACTCGGAATCCAACTGGATCGACAGCCTGCTGTACGCGCTGGACCGAGGCGTGAACTTCATCGACACCGCCCGGGCCTACGGCAACTCCGAACGCATCGTCGGAAAGGCGCTCAGCCAGTGGTCCGGCACCCGACCCTTCGTCGCCACCAAGGTCGAGAACCTCTCCGGACAGCGCGGCTGGGGCACCCCCGTAGACCCCGAAGTCGCCCACCCACCCGGCCACATCCTCGCCGGCGCCCGGCGCTCGCTCGCCGAACTCGGCCTCGACCACGTCGACCTCCTCCAGCTGCACATCTGGTGGCCCACCTGGGGCGTGACCGGGCACTGGATGGAGGAACTGCAGCAGCTCAAGCAGGAAGGACTGGTGCGCCACATCGGGATATCGATCCCCGACCACCGCAGCGACATGGCGCTGCCGCTGGTGCAGTCCGGCCTGATCGACTCCGTCCAGACCATCATCAACGTCTTCGACCCCATCGCCCTGGACAACCTCCTGCCGGCCTGCGTCGAGCACGACGTCGCCGTGATCGCGCGGTGCGTCCTGGACGAGGGCGGACTGACCGGCAGCCTCACCGAGGACACCGTCTTCGCCGAGGACGACTTCCGGTACGGCTACTTCGACGACATCGTGCCGCGCTCGGTCTACCTGGAGAAGGTCGACGCGCTGCGGCAGTACGTGCCGCGATACGCCGGCTCGCTCGCCGCGCTCGCCCTGAAGTTCGTCGTCCAGGCACCCGGTGTCACCACGGCGATCTCCTCGATGCAGGTCCGCGAACACTGCGAGGCGAACATCGCGGCGCTGGACGAGCCCGAACTGCCCACGGACATCCACGAGCTGCTGCGCTTCAAGCACCGCTTCATCAAGAACTTCAACGAAACCAAGATCTTTGGGGAGTACCGATGA
- a CDS encoding FAD-dependent oxidoreductase yields MGTASGTAAAGMVVVGAGECGTRAAFELREAGWPGPITLVGAENVLPYERPPLSKSVLTGSEGACRPTPLCDARALQDAGIEFIAGVEVTGIDRDRHQAVLADGRRITYQRLLLATGARARRLPPAGADVGGVRYLRSHADALVLRDRLRPGARIGVIGAGFIGLELAAAAAARGCAVTVIEAAPRPLSRAVPAAIATTVADRHRQAGVDLRCGAAVERLTRRNGTLSLELGGGEVLECDTVVAGVGAVPETESAEKAGLAVDNGIRVDARLTTSDPDIFAAGDCCSFPHPLYGGRRIRLEAWRNAQDQGRAAARNMLGDDQPFAAVPWFWSDQFDLTLQIAGLPDTAAQEVVRHRPDGVTVRFGIGTDGRLLSAAAVGTGNAVARDIRLAELLIARRATPDPAALSDPATALKALLRQAPS; encoded by the coding sequence GTGGGCACGGCATCGGGGACCGCGGCAGCGGGGATGGTGGTCGTCGGGGCGGGCGAGTGCGGCACGCGGGCCGCGTTCGAGCTGCGCGAGGCGGGCTGGCCCGGCCCGATCACGCTGGTGGGCGCGGAGAACGTGCTGCCGTACGAGCGCCCGCCCCTGTCCAAGTCCGTACTCACCGGGTCCGAGGGAGCCTGTCGGCCCACCCCGCTCTGTGATGCCCGCGCACTGCAGGACGCCGGAATCGAGTTCATCGCCGGGGTCGAGGTCACCGGCATCGACCGCGACCGCCACCAGGCCGTGCTCGCCGACGGGCGCCGGATCACCTACCAGCGGCTGCTGCTGGCGACCGGGGCGAGGGCCCGGCGGCTGCCGCCGGCCGGCGCCGACGTGGGCGGTGTGCGCTATCTGCGCAGCCACGCGGACGCGCTCGTCCTGCGGGACCGACTGCGGCCGGGGGCGCGCATCGGCGTGATCGGCGCCGGTTTCATCGGCCTGGAGCTGGCCGCCGCCGCGGCCGCGCGAGGCTGTGCCGTCACCGTGATCGAGGCGGCGCCACGCCCTCTGAGCCGTGCGGTCCCGGCCGCCATCGCCACCACGGTGGCCGACCGCCACCGGCAGGCGGGCGTCGATCTGCGCTGCGGGGCGGCGGTGGAACGGCTGACGCGCCGGAACGGAACGCTGTCGCTGGAGCTGGGCGGCGGCGAGGTGTTGGAGTGCGACACGGTGGTGGCGGGTGTCGGGGCCGTACCGGAGACCGAGTCGGCGGAGAAGGCCGGCCTTGCCGTCGACAACGGGATACGGGTGGACGCCCGCCTGACCACCTCCGACCCCGACATCTTCGCGGCCGGCGACTGCTGCTCCTTTCCGCACCCGCTCTACGGCGGGCGCCGCATCCGCCTGGAAGCCTGGCGCAACGCCCAGGACCAGGGCCGGGCGGCGGCGCGGAACATGCTGGGCGACGACCAGCCGTTCGCCGCCGTTCCGTGGTTCTGGTCCGACCAGTTCGACCTCACCCTGCAGATCGCCGGACTGCCCGACACCGCCGCGCAGGAGGTGGTGCGCCACCGTCCGGACGGGGTGACGGTCCGGTTCGGGATCGGGACCGACGGCCGGCTGCTGTCCGCCGCCGCAGTCGGCACCGGCAACGCCGTGGCCAGGGACATCCGGTTGGCCGAGCTGCTCATCGCCCGCCGGGCCACCCCGGATCCGGCGGCGCTGAGCGACCCGGCCACTGCGCTCAAGGCCCTGCTGCGGCAGGCGCCGAGCTGA
- a CDS encoding MocE family 2Fe-2S type ferredoxin, producing MSQWIAACQTDDIEPEDVVPFQHEGVDYAIYRSPDDDFYATAGHCTHERMLLCDGLVMDNTIECPKHNGRFDYTTGRAAGAPVLVDLRTYPVRIEDGTVFIEIG from the coding sequence ATGTCCCAGTGGATCGCCGCATGCCAGACCGACGACATCGAACCGGAGGACGTCGTCCCCTTCCAGCACGAGGGGGTCGACTACGCCATCTACCGCTCCCCGGACGATGACTTCTACGCCACCGCGGGCCACTGCACCCACGAACGAATGCTGCTCTGCGACGGCCTGGTCATGGACAACACCATCGAATGCCCCAAGCACAACGGCCGGTTCGACTACACCACCGGGAGGGCCGCGGGCGCTCCCGTCCTCGTCGACCTGCGGACCTACCCGGTCCGGATCGAGGACGGCACCGTCTTCATCGAGATCGGCTGA
- a CDS encoding fatty acid desaturase family protein: MVKSRERLRRYNLIGPEGDRAVAAGLADGTDWFRSDVPRRRMKELMRRSDYPAIRDTVIWLGAMAVFGTLGALFWGGWLAVPFFAAYGVLYGSASDSRWHECGHGTAFKNRRLDDAVYWLASFMVMRNPTVSRWSHTRHHTDTLILGRDPEIQVMRPARLARLLANFLGLVDVPLALRDTVLHACGRLTAEQATFVPDTERAKVFRTARVWLAVYAAVIAACVLTGSILPAMFVGLPRMYGGYMLYVYGLTQHAGMGENVLDHRLNTRTVHMNRVNRFLYWNMNYHVEHHMFPMVPYHRLPELHEEIKHELAPAYPSLWAAYKEIVPAVLRQLKDPTHYVRRELPPGAPALHARSDGRALAL; encoded by the coding sequence ATGGTGAAGTCCAGAGAACGTCTGCGGCGCTACAACCTCATCGGCCCTGAGGGCGACCGCGCGGTGGCCGCGGGGCTGGCCGACGGCACCGACTGGTTCCGCAGCGACGTGCCGCGCCGCCGGATGAAGGAGCTGATGCGCCGCTCGGACTACCCGGCGATCCGCGACACGGTCATCTGGCTGGGCGCCATGGCGGTGTTCGGGACCCTGGGCGCCCTCTTCTGGGGCGGCTGGCTCGCGGTGCCGTTCTTCGCCGCCTACGGAGTGCTGTACGGCTCGGCATCCGACTCACGCTGGCACGAGTGCGGGCACGGCACCGCCTTCAAGAACCGCCGGCTCGACGACGCCGTGTACTGGCTGGCCTCGTTCATGGTCATGAGGAACCCGACCGTGTCCCGCTGGAGCCACACCCGCCACCACACCGACACGCTGATCCTCGGCCGCGACCCGGAGATCCAGGTGATGCGCCCGGCCCGGCTGGCCCGCCTCCTGGCCAACTTCCTCGGCCTGGTCGACGTACCCCTGGCGCTGCGCGACACCGTCCTGCACGCGTGCGGACGGCTCACCGCGGAGCAGGCCACCTTCGTCCCCGACACCGAGCGGGCCAAGGTCTTCCGCACGGCGCGCGTCTGGCTGGCGGTCTACGCCGCCGTCATCGCCGCCTGCGTGCTGACCGGCTCGATCCTGCCGGCGATGTTCGTCGGCCTGCCGCGGATGTACGGCGGCTACATGCTCTACGTCTACGGCCTCACGCAGCACGCCGGGATGGGCGAGAACGTCCTCGACCACCGGCTCAACACCCGCACCGTGCACATGAACCGCGTCAACCGGTTCCTGTACTGGAACATGAACTACCACGTCGAGCACCACATGTTCCCGATGGTCCCCTACCACCGGTTGCCGGAGCTGCACGAGGAGATCAAGCACGAGCTGGCACCCGCGTACCCCTCCCTGTGGGCCGCCTACAAGGAGATCGTCCCGGCGGTGCTGCGCCAGCTGAAGGACCCGACCCACTACGTGCGGCGCGAACTGCCGCCGGGAGCACCTGCGTTGCACGCCCGTTCCGACGGACGCGCGCTCGCCCTGTAG
- a CDS encoding nucleoside triphosphate pyrophosphohydrolase: MNAPSFEPTPEQGTGSDMAAAPGRIVLLTTSHRVAPGLLSWPAWQALHAADRVLCADGAHPQLPYLREAGTTVEEASPTAEELVDVCAGGRTVVVVATGEGEPALTDGLARLAGSGRVQMPELELLPASYDLPGARLLDLVQVMDRIRAECPWSSQQTHKGLAKYGIEEAYELVEAIEDGDRDELREELGDVLLQVVFHARIAEEDPDTPFSIDDVAGGIVTKLIHRHPHVFGDETATTPEEVKEHWLRTKAVEKQRTSVTEGIPLGQPGLALAAKLASRVRTAGLEVPLPAGEGIGYELLGLAVRAEAAGVDPEAALRSAARAYRDAVRRAEGLAE; the protein is encoded by the coding sequence GTGAACGCACCCAGCTTTGAACCCACCCCCGAACAGGGCACCGGCTCCGATATGGCCGCCGCCCCCGGCCGCATCGTCCTGCTCACCACCAGCCACCGCGTCGCGCCCGGTCTGCTGTCCTGGCCCGCCTGGCAGGCGCTGCACGCCGCCGACCGCGTGCTGTGCGCGGACGGCGCGCACCCGCAGCTGCCGTATCTGCGTGAGGCGGGGACAACCGTCGAGGAGGCGTCGCCGACGGCCGAGGAGCTGGTCGACGTGTGCGCCGGCGGCAGGACCGTGGTCGTCGTGGCGACCGGCGAGGGCGAGCCGGCCCTGACGGACGGCCTCGCCCGCCTCGCGGGCTCCGGCCGCGTCCAGATGCCGGAGCTGGAGCTGCTCCCCGCCTCCTACGACCTGCCGGGCGCCCGTCTCCTCGACCTCGTCCAGGTCATGGACCGTATCCGCGCCGAGTGCCCGTGGTCGTCCCAGCAGACCCACAAGGGCCTGGCGAAGTACGGCATCGAGGAGGCGTACGAACTCGTCGAGGCGATCGAGGACGGCGACCGCGACGAGCTGCGCGAGGAGCTCGGCGACGTCCTCCTCCAGGTCGTCTTCCATGCCCGCATCGCCGAGGAGGACCCCGACACTCCCTTCTCCATCGACGACGTGGCCGGGGGCATCGTCACCAAGCTGATCCACCGCCACCCGCACGTCTTCGGCGACGAGACGGCGACCACCCCCGAGGAGGTCAAGGAGCACTGGCTGCGCACCAAGGCGGTGGAGAAGCAGCGCACCTCGGTCACGGAGGGCATCCCCCTCGGCCAGCCGGGCCTCGCGCTTGCGGCGAAGCTGGCGTCGCGGGTGCGGACGGCGGGGCTGGAGGTACCGCTGCCTGCGGGGGAGGGCATCGGGTACGAGTTGCTGGGCCTGGCGGTCCGGGCGGAGGCGGCCGGGGTGGACCCGGAGGCCGCGTTGCGCAGCGCGGCGCGGGCCTACCGCGACGCGGTGCGGCGTGCCGAGGGTCTCGCGGAGTGA
- a CDS encoding Arc family DNA-binding protein — MDETTRITLRLPVDLHAWLVAEAKSARRSLNSEIVYRLEGERAVAEAEGESP, encoded by the coding sequence ATGGATGAGACGACACGCATCACACTCCGCCTTCCTGTCGACCTTCATGCGTGGCTGGTCGCTGAGGCCAAGTCCGCCCGCAGGTCCCTCAACTCCGAGATCGTCTACCGTCTGGAGGGTGAGCGCGCTGTCGCCGAGGCAGAAGGCGAATCGCCCTGA
- a CDS encoding RNA-guided endonuclease TnpB family protein: MTTQRKTGDAGHARYTYRLRVSSTAHAALLAEWDRCRWIWNECVAKSKAAHAWNHNRPVGEDKRTCGPAQLDKMLTEARERTPWLREGSSVPQQQIIRDFGKSRAKAQKDIEERLPLKRRAGMPGWKKKREADPTLNYTKRGFRLKSGRLYLAGGIALTVAWSRALPAAPSSVRVYRDSLGHWYASFVVPAEVQPLPTTGAVIGVDWGVKETATTTSDEYDLPHAEHGRKAAAKLSRYDRMMARRKPAKGQAASKGHREAKKLRAKAYKKVARKRQDTGRKWAKRVVTDHDAIAVEDFHPKFLAKTSMARKAADAAIGATKKALIEMGRKHGRDIRLVHPAHTTMECASCGARTKHALPLSERTYTCTACGAVSPRDKNSARVMLVRAGLNPAGVEGVRPPGAPLQEAA; this comes from the coding sequence ATGACGACGCAGCGGAAAACCGGGGACGCCGGGCATGCCCGGTACACCTATCGGCTGCGTGTGTCGTCGACCGCCCACGCGGCGCTGCTCGCCGAGTGGGACCGCTGCCGATGGATCTGGAATGAGTGCGTGGCCAAATCCAAGGCCGCTCACGCCTGGAACCACAACCGGCCCGTGGGCGAGGACAAGCGCACCTGCGGCCCGGCACAACTCGACAAGATGCTGACCGAGGCCCGCGAGCGTACGCCCTGGCTGCGCGAAGGCAGTTCGGTGCCGCAGCAGCAGATCATCCGGGACTTCGGCAAGTCGCGTGCAAAGGCGCAAAAGGACATCGAGGAACGCCTGCCTCTCAAGCGGCGAGCCGGGATGCCCGGGTGGAAGAAGAAGCGCGAAGCGGACCCGACACTGAACTACACGAAGCGCGGCTTCCGCCTGAAGAGCGGCCGCCTGTACCTCGCGGGCGGCATCGCCCTGACCGTGGCGTGGTCCCGCGCCCTGCCCGCCGCACCGTCCTCCGTACGTGTGTACCGCGACAGTCTCGGCCACTGGTACGCCTCTTTCGTCGTACCCGCCGAAGTCCAGCCGCTCCCCACCACCGGCGCGGTGATCGGTGTGGACTGGGGCGTGAAGGAGACAGCGACCACCACTAGCGACGAGTACGATCTCCCGCACGCCGAGCACGGCAGGAAAGCCGCCGCGAAGCTGTCGCGATACGACCGGATGATGGCCCGCCGCAAACCCGCCAAAGGGCAAGCGGCGTCAAAGGGCCACCGCGAGGCCAAGAAACTGCGGGCGAAGGCGTACAAGAAGGTCGCCCGCAAACGGCAGGACACCGGCCGCAAGTGGGCCAAGCGAGTCGTGACTGACCACGACGCCATCGCCGTGGAGGACTTCCACCCAAAATTCCTCGCCAAGACTTCGATGGCCCGCAAAGCCGCCGACGCCGCCATCGGCGCCACCAAGAAGGCCCTGATCGAGATGGGCCGCAAGCACGGGCGGGACATCCGCCTCGTCCACCCCGCGCACACCACCATGGAGTGCGCATCGTGCGGAGCGAGAACCAAGCACGCACTTCCTCTTTCGGAACGTACCTACACCTGCACCGCCTGCGGAGCCGTATCCCCCAGGGACAAGAACTCCGCCCGCGTGATGCTCGTCCGGGCGGGTCTGAACCCGGCTGGTGTCGAGGGCGTAAGACCTCCTGGAGCGCCGCTCCAGGAGGCAGCCTGA
- a CDS encoding metalloregulator ArsR/SmtB family transcription factor, whose translation MTRTTEGEVAPEDVLVALADPTRREVLAVLVREGGATSTSLAAGLPVTRQAVAKHLAVLDRAGLVGTHRAGREVRYEADLQPLRQAMHWMDALATQWEYRLAAIKDLAEGATGP comes from the coding sequence ATGACCCGCACCACCGAGGGTGAAGTGGCCCCCGAGGACGTATTGGTGGCCCTGGCCGACCCGACCCGCAGAGAGGTGCTGGCCGTCCTCGTCCGCGAAGGCGGCGCGACCTCGACTTCCCTGGCAGCAGGGCTTCCCGTCACCCGCCAAGCGGTGGCCAAACACCTGGCCGTCCTCGACCGTGCCGGACTGGTAGGCACCCACCGCGCCGGACGGGAGGTCCGCTACGAAGCCGACCTGCAACCGCTGAGGCAGGCAATGCACTGGATGGACGCCCTCGCCACTCAGTGGGAATACCGCCTCGCCGCGATCAAGGATCTGGCGGAAGGGGCGACTGGGCCCTGA
- a CDS encoding SRPBCC domain-containing protein, with product MIPNTIERAIVINASRERVWSVLTEPAFLGRWFGSGEPVKIDLRPGGLLVFDHGIHGVIPARIETVEPPRVLSWRWSQGAAGEEPDDTNATLVEFTLAADDSAGGTRLTMVESGFASLGLPTGEAADRQRANSQNWTGKLDQLRADCEQITA from the coding sequence ACGATCGAACGCGCCATCGTGATCAATGCCTCCAGGGAACGAGTCTGGTCCGTTCTGACGGAACCCGCGTTCCTCGGCCGCTGGTTCGGCAGCGGAGAGCCGGTCAAGATCGACCTGCGTCCCGGCGGTCTTCTGGTCTTCGACCATGGCATCCACGGTGTCATTCCCGCCCGTATCGAGACGGTCGAACCACCGCGCGTCTTGTCCTGGCGGTGGTCCCAGGGTGCCGCCGGCGAAGAGCCGGACGACACCAATGCCACCCTGGTCGAGTTCACGCTGGCTGCGGACGACTCCGCGGGAGGCACCCGGCTCACCATGGTGGAGAGCGGCTTCGCGAGCCTAGGGCTGCCCACCGGCGAGGCCGCCGACCGGCAGCGCGCCAACAGTCAGAACTGGACCGGCAAGCTCGACCAACTGCGTGCGGACTGCGAACAGATCACGGCATGA